The following are from one region of the Biomphalaria glabrata chromosome 4, xgBioGlab47.1, whole genome shotgun sequence genome:
- the LOC106080120 gene encoding F-box only protein 7-like isoform X1, producing MKVKVKLDRESQLVDLGDRSAASITLSELQSSVAQLFHLENQPFHLSLNKSDVLEDENRNLSEFGIVSGDLLHIIGSDLLQAMTTDQDRRARPQPLSSLSSQVDPDPHVPLVTSSSSISLSEPSVTGSAMVISSPEDIELEDSSEAKRCKFEYNSSEINRFLHEPLVIQESTGTQVPVLLEQLYTTTNCSCTTDALWVVLHALMLESGFLPDEDIEMTTMPSNYKKSGYYISSYKYSVSQDIVRGCVMIGVTMATSIVVHAYPKEESDFKTQHLQLKTTDFITSLSQDAPETYRALDRLSRLFIDTISLPLTNELITASGFPERQGLLALPYTVKLKILSFLGARSLCRLGQTCQELSGVYKDKNLWRLQYIRDFGKPSDTNLNKNWFELYKEQRIRRNSELEARRRIFHVDATDPPWGFPGGTGPFRPFNPGLPFPRMLGGDYDLNPEFTAGLPGLFNNTRPPLQLHTIPLPNRGLNGIDPLQRAHSSNLAGSPFSNNFHLPFM from the exons ATGAAAGTCAAAGTTAAACTAGATAGAGAAAGTCAGTTAGTAGATCTAGGGGACAGATCTGCAGCTTCAATAACACTTTCAGAATTACAGTCATCTGTTGCGCAATTGTTTCATTTGGAAAATCA aCCTTTTCATCTGAGTCTAAATAAAAGTGATGTTCTGGAAGATGAGAATAGAAATTTAAGTGAATTTGGCATCGTTTCGGGTGATTTACTGCACATTATTGGATCAGATTTGCTTCAG GCCATGACAACTGACCAGGACAGAAGAGCCAGGCCTCAGCCCTTAAGTTCTCTCTCAAGTCAAGTTGACCCTGACCCTCATGTTCCACTTGTGACATCCTCCTCGTCTATTAGTTTGAGTGAACCATCAGTTACAGGGTCAGCAATGGTCATAAGCTCCCCTGAGGATATCGAACTTGAG GATTCCTCAGAGGCAAAAAGATGTAAATTTGAATATAATTCTTCTGAGATCAACAG GTTTTTACATGAACCATTGGTGATCCAGGAATCTACAGGAACTCAGGTGCCTGTTCTCTTAGAGCAGCTGTACACGACAACCAACTGCTCATGCACCACTGATGCATTATGGGTTGTCCTTCATGCCCTCATGCTAGAGTCTGGCTTCTTACCTGATGAG GATATAGAGATGACAACTATGCCAAGCAATTACAAAAAGTCAGGCTACTACATTTCCTCTTACAAGTACTCTGTGTCACAAGATATAGTCAGAGGCTGTGTTATGATTGGGGTCACCATGGCCACATCAATAGTTGTACATG ctTATCCAAAGGAAGAGTCAGACTTTAAAACACAGCATCTGCAGCTCAAGACTACCGACTTTATTACGTCATTGTCACAAG ATGCACCAGAAACATACCGAGCTCTGGACAGATTGTCTAGGCTATTTATAGACACTATAAGTCTACCATTGACTAATGAACTGATCACAG CTTCAGGATTTCCAGAGAGACAGGGATTATTAGCACTACCATACACAGTGAAG ttaaaaattcTCTCCTTTCTTGGGGCCAGAAGCCTGTGTCGTCTAGGACAGACTTGCCAAGAGTTGTCTGGTGTGTATAAAGATAAAAACTTGTGGAGACTTCAGTACATCAGAGATTTTGGAA aaccgTCTGACACAAATCTGAACAAAAATTGGTTTGAG CTATACAAGGAGCAACGGATTAGAAGAAACAGCGAGTTGGAAGCAAGAAGGCGAATATTTCACGTTGATGCCACTGATCCACCGTGGGGGTTCCCAGGAGGCACAGGTCCTTTTAGACCTTTTAATCCAGGTCTGCCTTTTCCAAGGATGTTAGGCGGAGACTATGACCTGAATCCTGAATTCACCGCAG GACTTCCTGGCCTATTCAACAACACAAGACCTCCATTACAGCTGCACACCATCCCACTACCAAACCGTGGCTTGAACGGCATTGACCCACTTCAAAGAGCTCACAGTAGCAATCTGGCAGGATCACCATTCTCAAATAATTTTCATCTGCCTTTTATGTAA
- the LOC106080120 gene encoding F-box only protein 7-like isoform X2, giving the protein MTTDQDRRARPQPLSSLSSQVDPDPHVPLVTSSSSISLSEPSVTGSAMVISSPEDIELEDSSEAKRCKFEYNSSEINRFLHEPLVIQESTGTQVPVLLEQLYTTTNCSCTTDALWVVLHALMLESGFLPDEDIEMTTMPSNYKKSGYYISSYKYSVSQDIVRGCVMIGVTMATSIVVHAYPKEESDFKTQHLQLKTTDFITSLSQDAPETYRALDRLSRLFIDTISLPLTNELITASGFPERQGLLALPYTVKLKILSFLGARSLCRLGQTCQELSGVYKDKNLWRLQYIRDFGKPSDTNLNKNWFELYKEQRIRRNSELEARRRIFHVDATDPPWGFPGGTGPFRPFNPGLPFPRMLGGDYDLNPEFTAGLPGLFNNTRPPLQLHTIPLPNRGLNGIDPLQRAHSSNLAGSPFSNNFHLPFM; this is encoded by the exons ATGACAACTGACCAGGACAGAAGAGCCAGGCCTCAGCCCTTAAGTTCTCTCTCAAGTCAAGTTGACCCTGACCCTCATGTTCCACTTGTGACATCCTCCTCGTCTATTAGTTTGAGTGAACCATCAGTTACAGGGTCAGCAATGGTCATAAGCTCCCCTGAGGATATCGAACTTGAG GATTCCTCAGAGGCAAAAAGATGTAAATTTGAATATAATTCTTCTGAGATCAACAG GTTTTTACATGAACCATTGGTGATCCAGGAATCTACAGGAACTCAGGTGCCTGTTCTCTTAGAGCAGCTGTACACGACAACCAACTGCTCATGCACCACTGATGCATTATGGGTTGTCCTTCATGCCCTCATGCTAGAGTCTGGCTTCTTACCTGATGAG GATATAGAGATGACAACTATGCCAAGCAATTACAAAAAGTCAGGCTACTACATTTCCTCTTACAAGTACTCTGTGTCACAAGATATAGTCAGAGGCTGTGTTATGATTGGGGTCACCATGGCCACATCAATAGTTGTACATG ctTATCCAAAGGAAGAGTCAGACTTTAAAACACAGCATCTGCAGCTCAAGACTACCGACTTTATTACGTCATTGTCACAAG ATGCACCAGAAACATACCGAGCTCTGGACAGATTGTCTAGGCTATTTATAGACACTATAAGTCTACCATTGACTAATGAACTGATCACAG CTTCAGGATTTCCAGAGAGACAGGGATTATTAGCACTACCATACACAGTGAAG ttaaaaattcTCTCCTTTCTTGGGGCCAGAAGCCTGTGTCGTCTAGGACAGACTTGCCAAGAGTTGTCTGGTGTGTATAAAGATAAAAACTTGTGGAGACTTCAGTACATCAGAGATTTTGGAA aaccgTCTGACACAAATCTGAACAAAAATTGGTTTGAG CTATACAAGGAGCAACGGATTAGAAGAAACAGCGAGTTGGAAGCAAGAAGGCGAATATTTCACGTTGATGCCACTGATCCACCGTGGGGGTTCCCAGGAGGCACAGGTCCTTTTAGACCTTTTAATCCAGGTCTGCCTTTTCCAAGGATGTTAGGCGGAGACTATGACCTGAATCCTGAATTCACCGCAG GACTTCCTGGCCTATTCAACAACACAAGACCTCCATTACAGCTGCACACCATCCCACTACCAAACCGTGGCTTGAACGGCATTGACCCACTTCAAAGAGCTCACAGTAGCAATCTGGCAGGATCACCATTCTCAAATAATTTTCATCTGCCTTTTATGTAA